A window of Methanobrevibacter sp. contains these coding sequences:
- a CDS encoding DUF2119 domain-containing protein yields MSYFKYIDNGDGPTKLFVGGIHGNEGLTSLKFIENINEDDLSSGQFYFYNFDKTPYISTIKKEYYESEIGQKILNLIEYFEPDFYTELHCYNLKNYEKLTSMERYEKTGVPPLIKLGNHVLVSSVSPLIRMTYFSTDTVCKTLEFPCFEKLTPELIEKYDFNESKAIETYEDLLKLILKSPSRDYFETAMLKYYKPQVDLAVKFAKKVFGEDFPPY; encoded by the coding sequence ATGTCTTATTTTAAATATATTGACAATGGTGACGGACCAACCAAACTATTCGTTGGCGGAATCCATGGAAATGAAGGTTTGACCTCTTTAAAATTCATTGAAAACATTAATGAGGATGATTTGTCCAGCGGACAGTTTTATTTTTACAATTTCGATAAGACTCCATATATTTCCACAATCAAAAAGGAGTATTATGAATCTGAAATTGGCCAGAAGATACTGAATCTGATAGAATATTTCGAACCTGATTTCTATACGGAACTCCACTGCTATAACCTTAAGAATTATGAAAAGTTAACTTCCATGGAGAGATATGAAAAAACAGGTGTTCCTCCATTGATAAAGCTTGGAAATCATGTTCTTGTATCATCAGTTTCACCGCTGATTAGAATGACCTATTTTTCAACAGATACTGTCTGCAAGACCCTGGAATTTCCATGTTTTGAAAAACTGACTCCCGAACTAATTGAAAAATATGATTTTAATGAGTCAAAAGCCATTGAGACTTATGAAGATTTGCTGAAACTTATTTTAAAATCACCTTCAAGGGATTATTTCGAAACTGCAATGTTAAAGTATTATAAGCCTCAGGTAGATTTGGCAGTTAAATTTGCAAAAAAAGTTTTCGGCGAGGATTTCCCGCCTTATTAA
- the ahcY gene encoding adenosylhomocysteinase, whose translation MSKVKDMSLAPEGVRKIEWVQKHMPVLESIKAEYLETQPFKGITIGSCLHLEPKTINLGLTLMAGGAEVAMTGCNPLSTHDDAVAGAADLGLNVYGWREQDDEEYYQTINMVLDHKPDIIIDDGADMIMVLHNERTELLSHIKGACEETTTGVHRLQAMHADGALKFPVIAVNDAYTKYLFDNRYGTGQSSFDAIMGTTNMVIAGKTVVVCGYGWCGRGLALRAAGLGADVIVTEVDPIRALEARMDGYRVMTIREAVKQADLIITVTGNADIICGDDFKYMKDGCMLANSGHFNVEINRPDLEAISTEVKEVRESIEEFTTKDGRKIYLLADGRLVNLSAARGQGHPAEIMDMSFAVQALSAKHILENDLPVGVTKAPDEIDYTVASMKLDAMGIEIDSLTDKQKAYMANWQEGT comes from the coding sequence ATGAGCAAAGTTAAAGATATGTCACTTGCACCTGAAGGTGTAAGAAAAATCGAATGGGTTCAAAAACACATGCCTGTTTTGGAATCCATTAAAGCAGAATATTTAGAAACCCAGCCTTTCAAAGGAATTACTATTGGTTCATGTTTACATTTAGAACCTAAAACAATCAATTTAGGTTTAACATTAATGGCCGGTGGTGCGGAAGTCGCAATGACCGGATGCAATCCATTGTCCACTCACGATGATGCAGTTGCAGGAGCAGCTGATTTAGGATTAAATGTTTATGGATGGAGAGAACAGGATGATGAAGAATACTACCAGACCATCAACATGGTTCTCGACCACAAACCTGACATCATCATCGATGACGGAGCAGACATGATTATGGTACTTCACAATGAAAGAACTGAACTTTTAAGCCACATCAAAGGGGCTTGTGAAGAAACCACAACAGGTGTACATCGTCTTCAGGCAATGCACGCTGACGGCGCATTGAAATTCCCGGTAATTGCAGTAAACGACGCATACACTAAATATCTCTTTGACAACAGATACGGAACCGGACAATCAAGTTTCGACGCAATCATGGGAACAACCAACATGGTCATTGCCGGAAAAACCGTTGTAGTATGTGGATACGGATGGTGCGGTCGTGGACTTGCACTCAGAGCAGCAGGTCTCGGAGCAGACGTTATTGTAACTGAAGTAGATCCAATCAGAGCACTTGAAGCTAGAATGGACGGATACAGAGTAATGACAATCAGAGAAGCTGTAAAACAGGCTGATTTAATTATCACTGTAACCGGTAACGCTGACATCATCTGTGGAGATGACTTCAAATACATGAAAGACGGATGTATGCTTGCAAACTCCGGACACTTCAATGTAGAAATCAACAGGCCAGACCTTGAAGCAATTTCAACTGAAGTTAAAGAAGTACGTGAAAGTATTGAAGAGTTCACCACTAAAGACGGAAGAAAAATCTATCTTTTAGCTGACGGACGTTTAGTAAACCTTTCAGCAGCACGTGGACAGGGACACCCTGCAGAAATCATGGACATGAGTTTCGCAGTACAGGCTTTATCTGCAAAACACATCCTTGAAAACGACCTGCCTGTAGGCGTAACCAAAGCACCAGATGAAATCGACTACACCGTAGCAAGTATGAAACTCGATGCTATGGGAATTGAAATCGACTCTTTAACCGACAAACAAAAAGCTTACATGGCTAACTGGCAGGAAGGAACATAA
- a CDS encoding formylmethanofuran dehydrogenase subunit A — MMEYILKNGIVYDPANEVNGEKMDVMFKDGIIVDNVSSDAKVLDVTDKIVMPAGVDPHAHVAGPKLVVGRLYRPEDSRRGVTQKTKVLRSESGFSIPSCPATGYRYSRLGYGTVVEAAMPPLEAKHTHEEIATIPQLDIPALPLFGNNWFVMEYAKDNNIEDIAAFVSAWLKISKGYGIKIVNPCGSEAWGWGMNVHGVNDKAPYFDVTSKEVIVALAKANEMLNLPHSIHIHPNDLGHPGNVPTTIETMDAVKGIKKGKGAAEIRDQVMHLTHLQFHSYLGNSWKDVTSGAEEVAKHFNKADNLTCDIGQVTFDETTTMTADAPMEYDLFKLSGLKWTNKDIECETAAGIIPCIYSKKSPVSTLQWAIGLELFLLIEDPWRVCLTTDHPNAGPFTRYPRIISWLMSNEKRQDMCDNEVHKWVHKRTLLPTLEREYDFYDIATITRAAPAKIYGFTDRGALTPGYRADIAVYDINPNDIDPSKQADEIEKGFNVADYTIKDGQILVKDKEIVKVKESQNIWVNVKGWEQNEQKVIDNIMPFFTQYYSVKWENYPVHDHYVSNPIRVDVDGK, encoded by the coding sequence ATAATGGAATATATTCTTAAAAACGGTATTGTCTACGACCCTGCTAATGAAGTAAACGGGGAAAAGATGGACGTAATGTTCAAAGATGGTATTATTGTAGATAACGTTTCCTCCGACGCTAAAGTCTTAGATGTTACCGATAAAATAGTCATGCCAGCAGGTGTTGACCCTCACGCACACGTTGCAGGTCCTAAATTAGTAGTAGGAAGATTATACAGGCCTGAAGATTCCAGAAGAGGTGTTACTCAAAAAACTAAAGTTTTAAGATCAGAATCTGGTTTCTCCATTCCAAGTTGTCCTGCAACCGGTTACAGATACTCAAGATTAGGTTACGGTACTGTTGTAGAAGCAGCTATGCCTCCTCTTGAAGCAAAACACACTCACGAAGAAATTGCAACTATTCCACAATTAGACATCCCAGCTTTACCATTATTCGGTAACAACTGGTTCGTAATGGAATACGCTAAAGATAATAATATTGAAGACATTGCAGCATTTGTATCTGCATGGTTAAAAATCTCAAAAGGTTACGGTATCAAAATCGTAAACCCATGTGGAAGTGAAGCATGGGGATGGGGTATGAACGTACACGGTGTAAACGACAAAGCTCCTTACTTTGACGTAACTTCCAAAGAAGTTATCGTTGCACTTGCAAAAGCTAACGAAATGTTAAACTTACCTCACTCTATCCACATTCACCCTAACGACTTAGGACACCCTGGTAACGTACCAACCACTATCGAAACCATGGATGCTGTTAAAGGAATCAAAAAAGGTAAAGGCGCAGCTGAAATTAGGGATCAAGTTATGCACTTAACTCACTTACAATTCCACTCCTACTTAGGAAACAGTTGGAAAGATGTAACTTCCGGTGCTGAAGAAGTCGCTAAACACTTCAACAAAGCTGACAACTTAACCTGTGATATTGGTCAAGTAACTTTCGATGAAACCACTACCATGACTGCAGACGCTCCTATGGAATACGACTTATTCAAATTATCCGGTCTTAAATGGACCAACAAGGATATTGAATGTGAAACTGCAGCAGGTATCATCCCATGTATCTACTCCAAGAAAAGTCCTGTTAGTACCTTACAATGGGCTATCGGTCTTGAATTATTCTTGTTAATCGAAGATCCATGGAGAGTATGTTTAACCACTGACCACCCTAACGCAGGTCCATTTACCAGATATCCTAGAATCATTTCCTGGTTAATGAGTAATGAGAAAAGACAAGACATGTGTGACAATGAAGTTCACAAATGGGTACACAAAAGAACTCTTCTCCCTACTCTTGAAAGAGAATACGATTTCTACGATATTGCAACTATTACAAGAGCTGCTCCAGCTAAAATCTACGGATTCACTGACAGAGGTGCACTCACCCCTGGTTACAGAGCAGACATTGCAGTATACGACATAAATCCTAATGACATTGACCCATCCAAACAAGCTGATGAAATCGAAAAAGGTTTCAACGTAGCTGACTACACTATTAAAGATGGTCAAATATTAGTAAAAGATAAAGAAATTGTAAAAGTTAAAGAAAGTCAAAACATTTGGGTTAACGTAAAAGGATGGGAACAAAACGAGCAAAAAGTTATCGACAACATTATGCCGTTCTTCACCCAATACTACTCAGTTAAATGGGAAAACTATCCAGTACACGACCACTATGTATCAAACCCAATTAGAGTAGACGTTGACGGTAAATAG
- a CDS encoding DUF2097 domain-containing protein, with protein MVKEVEMTFDEVVEYVRNKVYVGDVFEISYNRIFAPGEVLGLTEEDEVTGEGLRVGLQLTGEILNQAVEVDLHEIADDLLEIRHIHDGDEIIIEVL; from the coding sequence ATGGTAAAAGAAGTAGAAATGACTTTTGATGAGGTTGTAGAATACGTTAGGAATAAAGTATATGTTGGAGATGTTTTTGAAATTTCCTATAATCGTATTTTTGCTCCAGGAGAAGTTTTAGGTCTTACTGAAGAAGATGAAGTGACTGGAGAAGGTCTCAGAGTCGGTTTACAGTTAACCGGTGAAATTTTAAATCAGGCAGTTGAAGTTGACTTGCATGAAATTGCCGACGATTTATTAGAAATCCGTCATATTCACGATGGCGATGAAATTATAATAGAAGTATTATAA
- the glnA gene encoding type I glutamate--ammonia ligase yields the protein MSDIPEEKIELIREKMKEDNIKFIRLQFVDINGTVKNIVIPFNGEDMAELFNEGMLFDGSSIAGFVGVNDSDLVLKPDIDTYSRLSWRPEESATCRFICDVWTADREPFIGDPRGVLKKSLAHIAKMGLQYNIGPEPEFFIVDIDENGYPMPYDDAGYFDVEPLDKGPDFRRELTLNLEDLDFEVEASHHEVAPGQNEIAFKFKDALKTADAVITFKQAIKAIVDNMATFDQMDYRVTFMPKPFFGVSGSGMHCHQSVFKGDRNLFSDPDSETGLSKDAMYFMGGLLKHAPAITAITNPIVNSYKRLVPGYEAPVYRAYGLRNRSALIRVPAARGKATRIEYRSPDPACNPYLAFTVMLEAGIDGIVNKIDPGDPVEENIYVMTEEEREAKGIKLLPTSLWEAYHSLEEDPLILNALGPHVSEKFLELKYQEWDEYRVQVFGYEQRKYLDI from the coding sequence ATGAGTGATATTCCAGAAGAAAAAATAGAACTTATAAGAGAAAAAATGAAAGAGGATAATATCAAATTTATCCGTTTACAATTTGTTGATATTAATGGTACCGTTAAAAACATCGTAATTCCGTTCAATGGAGAAGATATGGCGGAATTATTTAACGAAGGAATGTTGTTTGACGGATCATCCATAGCAGGATTTGTAGGAGTAAACGACAGTGACCTAGTATTGAAACCTGATATTGACACTTACTCAAGACTTTCATGGAGACCTGAAGAATCCGCAACCTGCAGATTTATCTGTGACGTCTGGACAGCAGACAGAGAACCGTTTATAGGAGACCCAAGGGGAGTTCTTAAAAAATCCCTTGCACACATAGCAAAAATGGGCCTTCAGTACAACATCGGTCCTGAACCTGAATTTTTCATTGTGGACATTGATGAAAACGGATATCCTATGCCTTACGATGATGCAGGATACTTTGACGTTGAACCATTGGACAAAGGTCCGGACTTCAGAAGAGAACTAACCTTAAACCTGGAAGACTTGGACTTTGAAGTTGAGGCTTCACACCACGAAGTGGCACCGGGTCAAAACGAAATCGCATTCAAATTCAAAGACGCTTTAAAAACAGCAGATGCTGTAATTACATTCAAACAGGCTATCAAAGCTATCGTAGACAACATGGCTACATTTGACCAGATGGACTACAGAGTAACATTCATGCCTAAACCGTTTTTCGGAGTAAGCGGAAGTGGTATGCACTGCCACCAGTCAGTATTTAAAGGAGACAGAAACCTCTTTTCAGACCCTGACTCAGAAACAGGTCTGTCAAAAGATGCAATGTACTTCATGGGAGGATTACTCAAGCACGCTCCAGCTATTACAGCAATCACAAACCCTATCGTAAATTCATACAAACGTTTAGTTCCTGGTTATGAAGCTCCAGTATACAGGGCATACGGTCTTAGAAACAGGTCAGCATTAATCAGAGTGCCTGCAGCACGTGGTAAAGCTACACGTATTGAATACAGATCTCCTGACCCTGCATGTAACCCATATCTCGCATTTACAGTAATGCTTGAAGCAGGTATTGACGGAATCGTTAACAAAATCGATCCTGGAGACCCTGTTGAAGAAAACATTTATGTAATGACTGAAGAGGAAAGGGAAGCGAAAGGAATCAAACTGCTGCCAACCAGTTTATGGGAAGCTTACCACTCTTTAGAAGAAGACCCTCTGATACTCAATGCACTGGGACCTCACGTCAGCGAAAAATTCCTAGAGCTCAAATATCAGGAATGGGACGAATACCGTGTTCAAGTATTTGGATACGAACAAAGAAAATATTTAGATATCTAA
- a CDS encoding formylmethanofuran dehydrogenase subunit C, with the protein MFNLKTITFDQIKTSSIALEFDELIPDEIYSWTEADFAKYQVPIGNSRFPITDFFDITVEGEANGPEEVEMILNGDLNRVKYIGCKMSAGNIVCNSSVDLHVGAEMSGGSILVKGDAAAHAGREMSGGYLEIEGNTKEFTGASYIGEWRGMTGGQIVVGGNAGKQCGECLTGGRIHVKGNCDILAGIHMTKGLIEIDGDVNRWPGGQMKNGNIVIHGFLGRLLEGFVLDGVVVDPEVEGTTFKGKYIHYTGDIGLNGKGNLYLDAEANKEKLAEYGEIDDEYTSIREYRNL; encoded by the coding sequence GTGTTTAATTTGAAAACAATTACATTTGATCAAATCAAAACTTCATCAATCGCATTAGAATTTGATGAATTAATTCCTGATGAAATTTACTCATGGACCGAAGCAGATTTCGCTAAATATCAAGTTCCTATTGGAAATTCCAGATTCCCAATCACTGACTTCTTCGACATCACTGTAGAAGGAGAAGCTAACGGGCCTGAAGAAGTTGAAATGATTTTAAACGGTGACTTAAACAGAGTAAAATACATCGGTTGTAAAATGAGCGCTGGAAACATTGTCTGTAACAGTAGTGTAGATTTACACGTAGGTGCAGAAATGTCCGGTGGATCTATTCTCGTTAAAGGTGACGCAGCTGCTCACGCTGGAAGAGAAATGTCTGGTGGATACCTTGAAATCGAAGGAAATACCAAAGAATTTACTGGTGCTTCTTACATCGGTGAATGGAGAGGTATGACCGGAGGACAAATTGTTGTTGGCGGTAACGCTGGTAAACAATGTGGTGAATGTTTAACTGGTGGAAGAATTCACGTTAAAGGTAACTGTGATATCTTAGCTGGTATTCACATGACCAAAGGTCTTATCGAAATTGACGGTGACGTAAACCGTTGGCCGGGTGGTCAAATGAAAAACGGTAACATTGTCATCCACGGATTCCTCGGTAGATTACTCGAAGGATTCGTTCTCGACGGTGTTGTCGTAGATCCTGAAGTAGAAGGAACCACTTTCAAAGGAAAATATATTCACTACACTGGAGATATTGGTCTTAACGGTAAAGGTAACCTTTACTTAGACGCTGAAGCTAACAAAGAAAAATTAGCTGAATACGGAGAAATTGACGACGAATATACTTCAATCAGAGAATACAGGAATTTATAA
- a CDS encoding HesA/MoeB/ThiF family protein, which yields MENDDRYWEILTRQMPLLDKEEQEKFRNAKITVIGCGGIGGQTIEMLARMGIGSLVLVDEDTFDWTNLNRQTLATANDIGFEKSKVAKQKVEQINPYVNVECFTEHVDESNIDKLIQDANIVIDALDNVLTRVIVSRKARENRIPFIHGAIHGTMGQITVFLSNTKSYEELFNLPSFERELTSDVIDELKGIASTTPPAIGPTPNLIGCLEAIEAFKIITGIGKVTVVPKILTFDLLDFTSFTTEEL from the coding sequence ATGGAAAATGATGATAGATACTGGGAAATCCTTACACGCCAAATGCCCCTTTTAGACAAAGAAGAACAGGAAAAGTTCAGAAATGCAAAAATAACAGTAATCGGCTGCGGAGGAATCGGGGGCCAGACCATCGAAATGCTTGCAAGAATGGGAATAGGCAGCCTGGTTCTTGTAGATGAGGATACCTTTGACTGGACAAACCTCAACAGACAGACCCTTGCAACAGCAAATGACATAGGATTTGAAAAAAGCAAAGTTGCCAAACAGAAAGTTGAACAGATTAACCCCTACGTTAATGTGGAGTGCTTTACAGAGCATGTGGATGAAAGCAACATTGACAAGCTTATTCAGGATGCAAATATCGTCATCGATGCACTTGACAATGTCCTCACCAGAGTCATCGTTTCCAGAAAGGCAAGAGAAAACAGAATACCTTTTATCCATGGAGCGATTCACGGAACAATGGGTCAGATTACAGTCTTCCTGTCAAATACAAAAAGCTATGAGGAACTTTTCAACCTTCCTTCATTTGAAAGGGAACTGACAAGTGATGTCATTGACGAGCTTAAAGGCATTGCCAGCACAACACCGCCTGCAATCGGACCTACTCCAAATCTGATAGGGTGTCTTGAAGCCATAGAAGCCTTTAAAATAATTACAGGAATCGGAAAGGTAACAGTTGTGCCTAAAATATTGACATTTGATTTATTGGATTTTACCTCTTTTACAACAGAGGAACTGTAG
- a CDS encoding DUF128 domain-containing protein codes for MSDSEPRMIEILRILSQQEKPIGSKLIADELNEKGFNLGERAVRYHMQILDEKGYTERKGYSGRVITELGRDKLEKGLIYDQVDFIYSKFEEMIYLTDFNYITQRGNVVVNTSTIYNEESINILKSIIESGLSVSPYVNINEDKSKGKIEVTTLCGTTIDGILLNEGIPAQPQYGGLLRIEDYKPIRFEELISYKKTSLTPLDAFSSPNRTSVMDVVTSGDGLIPANFRLIPGIGREKTIEIIKKLDKIGIGGIIAISDEGKDILGITVPKGMVGISIVGGITPFRAIQEQGQEIDIKIAEEIRDFNTLSPITSTIKYGLKPVEHTPQPKISFLLSKSWNLIQQVNFDIEKRKGDIISNVSYLKKEDLDKTLGIMEETYNSNPKYINPYYKIVNHPSDDNMVGIATICSLSIDGLLINNGIMSNPKYGGLLELTEPPLFIELISYNGSTVDPHKIFIAKNMTSISGNFGPNKILASFKEIPYIAREYAVDLLDTLDKIGFSIYKIGKPREVTYNAKAENYNFGVVAGSGLNSIAAVRERGVDIHVKAIEQLMPFENMDRL; via the coding sequence ATGTCAGATTCAGAACCCCGAATGATTGAAATTTTAAGGATATTGAGCCAGCAGGAAAAGCCAATCGGTTCAAAACTGATAGCAGATGAACTAAACGAAAAGGGCTTTAACCTGGGCGAACGTGCCGTTCGATACCACATGCAGATTTTGGATGAAAAGGGCTACACTGAAAGAAAGGGATATTCTGGAAGAGTCATTACCGAACTTGGCCGTGACAAGCTGGAAAAGGGACTGATATATGACCAGGTTGATTTCATCTATTCAAAATTTGAAGAAATGATATATTTAACTGACTTCAACTATATCACACAAAGAGGAAATGTTGTTGTCAACACATCAACCATTTATAATGAAGAATCAATCAATATACTTAAAAGTATTATTGAAAGTGGTCTTTCTGTTAGTCCTTACGTTAATATAAATGAAGATAAAAGTAAGGGCAAAATTGAAGTGACAACTTTATGCGGTACAACAATTGACGGGATACTTTTGAATGAAGGAATTCCTGCACAACCTCAATACGGAGGACTTCTCAGAATTGAGGACTACAAACCTATACGCTTTGAAGAGCTGATATCCTACAAGAAAACATCCCTTACACCGCTGGATGCATTTTCATCACCTAACAGGACCTCAGTTATGGATGTGGTAACTTCAGGTGACGGACTGATACCTGCAAACTTCAGACTTATACCTGGAATCGGCCGTGAAAAGACAATAGAAATAATCAAAAAGCTTGACAAGATTGGAATAGGCGGAATAATAGCCATAAGTGACGAGGGAAAAGACATACTTGGAATTACAGTACCTAAAGGAATGGTCGGAATATCAATCGTCGGAGGAATAACTCCGTTTCGTGCAATTCAGGAACAGGGTCAGGAAATTGACATAAAAATAGCGGAAGAAATCAGAGACTTCAATACATTGTCCCCAATCACATCAACAATCAAATACGGCTTAAAACCTGTTGAACATACTCCGCAACCGAAAATATCATTTTTACTCTCAAAATCATGGAACTTAATCCAGCAGGTTAATTTCGATATCGAAAAAAGAAAAGGAGACATCATATCAAATGTGTCCTATCTTAAAAAAGAAGATCTTGACAAAACACTTGGCATAATGGAAGAAACCTACAACAGCAATCCAAAATACATAAACCCATATTACAAGATTGTAAATCATCCGAGCGACGATAACATGGTTGGAATAGCTACAATATGCAGTTTGAGTATAGACGGACTGTTGATAAACAATGGAATTATGTCAAATCCGAAATATGGAGGATTGCTAGAACTTACAGAACCTCCACTATTCATAGAGCTGATTTCATACAACGGTTCCACTGTTGATCCCCATAAGATATTCATTGCAAAAAATATGACTTCAATCAGCGGAAATTTCGGTCCGAATAAGATATTGGCCAGTTTTAAAGAGATCCCCTATATCGCACGTGAATATGCAGTGGATTTACTGGACACATTAGATAAAATTGGTTTTTCAATCTATAAAATAGGCAAACCTAGAGAGGTTACCTACAATGCAAAGGCGGAAAACTATAATTTCGGTGTCGTTGCCGGAAGCGGTTTGAACTCAATTGCAGCAGTCAGAGAACGTGGTGTTGACATACATGTCAAAGCAATTGAGCAGCTGATGCCTTTTGAAAATATGGATAGACTGTAA
- a CDS encoding DUF2097 domain-containing protein, protein MKEIELTTQEAVKYLKENVKMHDRIEIAYDRIFAEGEVLNVDFSEYFGKPGFKMLVSLDESELGATVEIDVYEVEEDIIEFIHYPKDGEAVDVTVI, encoded by the coding sequence ATGAAAGAAATAGAATTAACCACACAAGAAGCTGTAAAATATTTAAAAGAAAATGTAAAAATGCATGATAGGATCGAAATAGCTTACGATAGAATTTTTGCAGAAGGAGAAGTCTTAAACGTTGATTTTTCCGAATATTTCGGCAAACCTGGATTTAAAATGTTAGTGTCTCTTGATGAAAGTGAACTTGGTGCCACAGTTGAAATCGATGTCTATGAGGTCGAAGAGGATATAATCGAGTTTATCCATTATCCGAAAGATGGTGAAGCTGTGGATGTTACTGTAATATAA
- a CDS encoding zinc ribbon domain-containing protein: MQKFCKNCGAYVGETTRFCPDCGREVQNNSIRYCPHCGDELVENEYFCKNCGTKLKEPKKESLLDRHKIPIIIVLVIAVIGVIVLGAASMMLPYGSQEVQVDTFSFEIPEDYVYNEDLSSSENTAGLQYVTGYWDNYGDYIQIDVMYTTSYHVDQNEVAKEVGGERRSMMGYDGYYNDLSDAYSFSFVKDNKLITIYTSNEDLFNQISVL, encoded by the coding sequence ATGCAAAAGTTCTGTAAAAACTGCGGGGCATACGTCGGTGAAACCACAAGGTTCTGCCCCGATTGCGGCAGGGAAGTTCAAAACAATTCCATAAGGTACTGTCCTCACTGCGGTGACGAGCTTGTAGAAAATGAATACTTCTGCAAAAACTGCGGTACAAAGCTTAAGGAACCAAAAAAGGAGAGTCTGCTTGACAGGCATAAGATTCCTATTATCATTGTTCTTGTTATTGCAGTGATAGGCGTAATTGTACTGGGCGCCGCTTCCATGATGCTTCCTTACGGGAGTCAGGAAGTCCAGGTCGATACATTTTCCTTTGAAATTCCTGAAGACTATGTTTACAATGAGGATTTAAGCAGCAGTGAAAATACTGCAGGCCTTCAATACGTCACAGGATACTGGGACAACTACGGCGACTATATCCAGATAGACGTGATGTATACGACATCCTATCATGTGGATCAAAATGAAGTCGCAAAGGAAGTCGGCGGAGAGCGCCGCAGCATGATGGGCTATGATGGTTATTACAATGACCTTTCAGATGCATATTCATTCAGTTTTGTAAAGGATAACAAGCTAATCACTATATACACTTCCAATGAGGATTTGTTCAATCAGATAAGCGTGTTGTAA
- a CDS encoding aldo/keto reductase, producing MIYNKLGKTGLKVSRLGFGTMRLPTIGSNDNIDKTEASKMLEYGIENGINLIDTAYPYHSKTLEGSGNSETFVGEFLAENSMRDEVYLQTKSPSWAIEKEEDFEYYLDEQLKKLQTDYIDIYLLHSLTVPDWYKVKDLNVLDFLDDCLSSGKVGHVGFSSHIEVDYVIEIIDEYPKWEVGLTQMNYLDEYYQSGIMGLNYLKEVNMGSMIMEPLRGGRLVNNIPPEVNELWQMAEVKRTPVEWALQYLWNRDDVDCVLSGMTSLDQVKENIEIASRIDKISDYDQEIIREVARTYRGFLGNRCTRCGYCMPCPHGVDIINCLTEYNIAHMLNDPKASAMQYFSLIDDDSRADSCVNCEECLPFCTQMLNIPEELQKVYEYFGSEFDHF from the coding sequence ATGATATATAATAAACTTGGAAAAACCGGACTGAAGGTTTCAAGACTTGGTTTTGGAACAATGAGACTTCCAACAATCGGTTCCAATGACAATATCGACAAGACTGAAGCATCCAAAATGCTTGAATACGGAATTGAAAACGGAATAAATCTCATAGATACCGCTTATCCTTACCACAGCAAAACATTGGAAGGCAGCGGAAACAGTGAAACATTTGTTGGTGAATTTTTAGCTGAAAACAGCATGAGGGACGAAGTTTACCTTCAGACAAAATCTCCTTCATGGGCTATTGAAAAGGAAGAGGATTTCGAATATTATCTCGACGAACAGCTCAAAAAACTTCAGACTGATTATATTGACATTTATCTGCTCCATTCCCTGACAGTTCCGGACTGGTACAAGGTTAAGGATTTGAATGTCCTTGATTTTCTCGACGACTGCCTTTCATCCGGAAAAGTGGGCCATGTAGGGTTTTCATCACACATTGAAGTTGACTATGTAATTGAAATCATTGACGAATATCCGAAATGGGAAGTGGGGCTGACCCAGATGAACTACCTGGACGAATATTATCAGTCAGGAATCATGGGACTGAACTATCTCAAGGAAGTGAATATGGGAAGCATGATTATGGAGCCTTTAAGAGGTGGAAGACTCGTAAACAACATTCCGCCGGAAGTTAATGAACTGTGGCAGATGGCAGAAGTCAAAAGGACTCCTGTTGAATGGGCTCTTCAATACTTATGGAACAGGGATGATGTCGACTGCGTTTTAAGCGGAATGACAAGCCTTGATCAGGTGAAAGAGAATATTGAAATAGCTTCAAGAATTGATAAAATCAGCGATTACGACCAGGAAATAATCAGGGAGGTTGCAAGAACATACAGAGGATTTTTAGGAAACAGATGTACCAGATGCGGCTACTGTATGCCATGCCCTCATGGAGTGGACATCATCAACTGCCTGACCGAATACAATATCGCACACATGCTTAACGACCCTAAGGCCAGTGCAATGCAGTATTTCTCACTGATTGATGATGATTCAAGGGCGGACAGCTGCGTCAACTGTGAAGAATGTCTTCCGTTCTGTACCCAAATGCTGAATATACCTGAAGAGCTTCAGAAGGTATATGAATACTTCGGAAGTGAATTTGACCACTTTTAG